The DNA region TTGACGAAGGATTAGGCTGGGACGGGAACCGGAGCATCGCACCGGTCGCTGTCCCCCGTCCGTGCTCCACGAACATCAGGGGTGGCAAACATCTTCAAATTTTAGTCTAAATAATTTTCTTAAAAGAACGGGTTTTAAAAGGACAGGCTCTAGTCTTATAAGCTAAAAATTAACAAGGATCAAATTGGATTGTGAAGAATGCACCAGAATCATGATCTGTTACCACCTGTACGAACCATCGGCAGCTGGTACCCTGCTCCCTTTAGTCGATGAGCAAAAGCCCGATCCAGTGGTAAAGCTCGCGATCGATGATCCCATCAACCATTGGACCGATTTGTCCTTTCCTGCCTGCTCGCTCGCCCCAGCCTTTTGGCCAAGATTTGCAACTGGCTCACACTAATCAGCTTTTAGTTTTTGTAGAAAGCAGAGACGCTGTGGTCAGGAATGGCCACGTACGTACGCGCGCGGGGCTCGCTCCAGCAAGTGAAGCTGAAGCCACCCActggccaccgccggcgacaAGCATGCACCGCACCGATCTCGAGCGtgatcgggcggcggcggcgcgcggccaacCCCGGGTTGACACGCAAGGGGCGACAGCAGGACGACGCGGGCCGGCACGATCTCCGGCCGGATCCGCGGCCAGGCGCCCACTCACTACTGACTACCCCAGCAAAAGCCTACGGCACCGCCATTTTTGGCATCCCCGCACcccgcgccggccgcggccATGTGCGCCCCCGCCTCCCTCAGGCAAGGGTAGGCAAAGGCGCCGCcacccaacccccccccccccccccccccacccccacaCCCGGCCGTCCCTCGCGCTGGACTTTCGCGCGCGTCGCGTCAGATCAGCTGGCCGGTTCGGCCGGCGCGTGCATTTTTCCCTAGCGCCCCATTGGCCCGCTACCCGCGCGCAGGCAGGAAGGCAGGCCCGGCGCATGGATTGCTCGGCAGCTATACTCGTGCATGTAGCACGTCCTGCACAGGCTTTGCCCGTTAGAGCGGGGAGAGAATCCTGATCGAAGTGACCAGCAGAGCTACCTAGCCACCTAGGCCCGGCCGGGCGCGTGCCTCTTTTTAGTTTTTAGGAGGGAGGGGCGCCTTTGCCCTGTGGGTACGTAGAACGGTGATAGCACGGTGGTGACGGGAGATAGGCTCTCGAGGATATAAAGGAGGAGGTGACAAGGTAGCAGCCGCTAGCAGCGAGTGACGCGCTACTGCTTTGTACTAACATAAATATTGTGCTAGACTGCTACTAGTATGTACAGTATACATATCTTGGTCGGTACGGTACGGAGGCGCCGGGGCAGCAGCAGAAGCAGAAGCAGCAGGGCTGCACGAGAATACCTGCCCGAATCTACATTCAATTCCCTCGCGCATGTACGCCTGCCCTCTTTATCATCTGTTTTTATTTTTTACCGTGCCGGCAAAGAAATTTTATTTCTGACCGGTCCAAGATAAAAGTTGGTGTGCCTAACGTTTCCGTTAACAGCGTTCACACTGAGATATCAGTGGTGACTTTATTAATCTTAAATATTTGCTGATTTAATCTTCGAAGATGCTCATAGAAATAGAATTTGCGAACGTATATTCACAGGCGTGAGTCAGCGCATTGCGAGTGTCTGAATTATACTGTATAATCTATTAAAAAAATATGATGTCATGTTACCACTTGCACGAGCCACGCGCTGCATGCGACTATATGCGGTCGCGAACTCTATATTCGCCCGGCCCGTCCCCGATTCCCCCGCTCCAACCCGAGTCGAGTTTTTGCGAGCCCAACTTGCGCATCTTTGGACGAGACGACGGGCCCGGACGCCGACAGGTCGgagcccggcgccggcgcggcctcCATCCGATGCGATGCGATCCGACGGCGAACATGCCCTTTGGTCCAGGGAGGGTGGAGATCGAGTAGGCAACAGGCACACACTAGCTAGTTATTGTCCGAGCCGGGTGGGTGCATGCTATAATCCACGGGTTCCTGTCAGGCCACGCATCAATCCATCAGCCGACCCGCCCGGCGCGATCTTTCTGCATCCTGTGCGCCGACTAAAGTTATTCGCTGGAATGGCTCTGAAAGAAGGTTCGTACGCACCTAACGTTTCTACGGTTTTTTCTCTTTCTGTGGTCGTACGTGTTGCAACCGTTCTCGTCTCCCGACCAGCTCGACCATTACGTCTAAAACACCACACTCTTATCTGCTTTGTTTTTCCGAtgatggccggccggccggtgagACGGGGCCGGATCGCGAACGGATCGATCCATCGACGTCGAGCAAGGGAGGCATGAAGGCAACGGCACCAGCGACGTACGAGATCGGGGCAGCTAGCTAGGGAATGGGAGCCCGTCGTCTATGGAGCGCCGTCGTCGCTCGGCCGGGTTGCACTGCATCGGCTGCTAGCTTTTGCTGTAGCGGATAGACGGGCGAGATCTGGGCAGGGGCGGATCCTGATGGCCCCAGGATCGGCGCCTGTCCTGGTAATGGCGCGCAAGATTCGGTGGCTTGCAATCCAAGGGGGATTCTGATGGCACTTGCCGTGGATTTCCGGCCCTGCTGCTCTGCACCGCCCAGCCGCCCAGAGCCTGCGCTAGGGATAGGGAATCCATCCGCGCGATCTCTTCTCTCTCGCTTTCTTTTTGACCTTTTCGCTAACGCACAGTTTAAAAAGTTACTGCTGGATCGTGCATGCATTGAGCTTTCTTCTCAAACAAAGGCGACAGCAAACAGGCATGCTGCTAATTGGAACTGTGTAAGATTGGATTGGAATTATAGTTTTCTGATCTCTCTCTGTTATTTTTTTCAAGAAAAAGAAATAGCGACAAGGTTGAAAACACATGAAAATTGATGTGAAACTACCAAGAACAACAAAAGGCCTGAAAGCCGCAACAGAGCCTAGTTAACGAAGAGCCAAGAAATCTCTGCCACAATCCCAAGGCATGATCTTTGAAACTTAACTCATGATTGCCTTGAGAAGGTCCATTGGCAACGACAATTCCTTCTCGTGGGTTATCTGCTCCGAGCTTTGCCAGAATCTTAAACCTGAAAGAGATGGATTCTACTACAACTGTATTTTTTATTCTGAATCGATTCTACAACTGTATCTTATTCTTCCAGCCGAGCTGAAGAAGACAATGCACGAGCATAGCAGCCGCGCGTGTTGGCTCGCTCCGCTTCCACTTGTTCGGTCTCATCTATCCCTGGCGGCGCGGGGGTTCGACACGTGGCACGAGGTGCCCCAAGCATGCATCAAAACCTAACGAGAAAATAGCGGTTTCTGGGACCCGACGATGGGACGATTCCGGAGACGGACGTGCACAGGCGCGGATCGACATCTCCGCGATCGATCGTAGGAAGGTGTAGCCTGTGACGAGGTGCTTACAAAGCTACACTGCTACAGAACCTACAACCTACAACCTACAAGCAAGTACAGCCTCAGGAATGAAGGCTCCAAGACTGAATTTCTTGCTGAACCTACAAGTAGTGTATGTACAGCCTTCAGGAACCTGAAGATCTTTTTTTGAAACTAAGAACCTGAAGATCTGAAGGAACTAAAGAAGCATTATATTTATCAGCTTCAGAAGCCTGTAAGATGGCACTACTAGTAAACAAACTAGAAAGTATTCACatgatcttttcttttcttacaTGAGTGAGAGATTTTGACATTTCTACGTAGACGTCGAAAGCTGCCTACTCTCTCGCAAAGTAACACAGGACGATGGCGAGGAGGGAGGGTGTGCCTCGACagaggaaaggagaaaggaggGCGGCCGAGAgctacagcagcagcagcagcagcagcctagGAGGGGAGGACGTTACCTTACCCTTTTGCTCGTGTTTTCGGACTCCTCGTACGCTGCTTTCGCACCTACCCAAACGCGCGCGCGTACTTGCCGCCCAACCGCACAGGAAAGAAGTGTCCGGCGGTTGCCCGACGGGAGCATCGACCGACTTGTCAAAAGCTGCTGCTCGTAGCCTCGTGCCGACCCCTGGTTGGTCAGTTTCGCAGCTCGTCTCTCCGTTTCCCGTCACACAATCCCCAGATTCccattttcaaaaaaaaagcgTCCTGCGTTAGGGATGAAGGAAAAATAGCGGTTTCATGAAGCTTTTTTATGAAGGCTGACCAGCGGCCGGCCTTGCAGTTCAGGCGATTCGATTACTGGAACACAAAAGGAGTGATATCACCGCATGAGCGGTCTAACGACGTCCTCCATCTGGGTACGTTTGGATGGACTAAAATATTAAATTTTAACATCTATTAGCACTCATATTTTTGCTAAAATTTATAAAACTTGTCTAAAATTTATTAGTCGTCTATATTAATACTCTTGTTTGAATTAACTAGTGCTAAAATTTAGTACTTTAGAATATTAGCATTTGGATCTAGACAACCTAAATTCTAACATACCAGGGTAGAGGCGTTCCAGCTCTTACATTCGATCATCGCAGCCAGCGTGCACCTTCTGATCCGACACGCGCCCTGCATGATGTATGTGTAAGAAAAACACCGCTCTGTcgcctcaaaaaaaaaaacaccgCTCTGAGCCGGTTCAGGGCCTCCCCCTCGTCCTCGTGCCTCCGATAATCCGATCCGTTGCTCGCCACGCGATCTGGGATCGTGGGGCGGACgagccggcggcgcgggcagaTTACAGACAGAAACCCGTGGCTCGTCCGGGTATCTGCGCGCGAAGTGCAAGAGGAAGTCGCACGGTTTGTATTCTCGAGAGGGGACGCTGGATCGCACGTAGCTAAAGCTCCACAGATGCGGCAAAGCGAGGCGGGTTAGGCGAAGGCCGCACCACCAAGATTTCCTGCACGGCCGGGAGGGAGGCAGGAACGTCGTCGTCGGCCGAGGTCATGTTCGTTTGTCCGGTCCTCGGCAGTCGGCTACCGGCGTCGTGCATGGTGGACGACCGGCGACCAATTCAAgcggcagcaggcagcagctgTTCAAGCACCCTGAGCTAGGATGGCTGGGCGGAGCCGCGCGGAACGGAACGCCCGGCAGGCCAGGGCGCTGGCGCGCTGCCTCGTGTCACGGTTCGCGGCCGTTGGCAGCACGCATGCATTCTCACCGGGCGCCACCGGCAGGCACGTTGCTGGCGTGAAGCGTAGATACCCCGAGAGAGCCTGCCGCGTAGCCGTACAGTACGTAGCCCGTACTTCTAGAAACCGaacaagcagcgcatccaggcgCAGCGCAACCACTCCGCCACCAAACTCCCCGCTCCTCGTCGCCCTTGCCCGTCCCACCTGTTGCcctcggcggccggcgcggcgcggcgcagcgcACGCGCCCGTCCGCGAGAAATCCACTGTTCCGCCGAACGGCGCATGCGCGCGGGCGTGTGGAGGGTGCGTGGAGCAAGCCAAGAAGCCCCGGGGCGCAGCCGGTGCGCGGCGCTAGCGGCTAGCCGCGAGCGGCAGGAGGATTCGGCAGCGTGGCGGGGCGAGCGCTGCGGCGGGCGCAGTGCAGCGCGTGGGAACAAGGCCGGATTCCGGGGTCTTTGGAAGCTGCCGGGCAGGGCGTTGGGTCCTTCTGCGCTGCGCGCTAATCGAGCAATTTGTCTTGGCACGCGCAGGGCTCAGCAGAGCGAGACGCTGCATCTGCAAATGAGTGATGGCTCGCGGACCATGCTGCTGGATAACCCTACTGCTTCGGTGCCTTTGGGCGTAGCGGAATGGCGTTTATCTTAGGTTATATAGTCGGATCGACGGAAGCACGTTCCTATATTAGCTAGTACTCCTACTTTTGTTGTCTTCTTGAGAAAACCACCACATGATATCAAAGAAACTTTTTCCCAAGTGTTCTTTTCAAACAGCTAAGGGTTATCGTAGCTATTTTCTGAGAGAAAGGATGAATTACCAATCAAGAATTTCCCAGCCAACATTTCCCAATCAAGCTGAATGGTATTCACCCTAATTGAGGCTACTAGTACGTACCAACGGTAGTACTAGTGAGGGAGAATGATTTTGTGCAACGCACTGAACTCATCTAATTTGCATTTGCTTATACTTATACATGCACACAGAGGTCATGGAGCAATAACCGAAAGTGCTAAACGCTCGCTAATGTGCTCGTGATCACAGAAACATGCGTGTGACTCTCCTGGAGATCGAGAATATCGCCATGGCCTAACCGAACCGGTACTGGGAAGTACGGAGTCTTTCGTTCCTTCAAGTATACTACTTCTTGTACTTGAAGGATTGAGGCATGAAAAAAAAGTAGTAATGGTAGTATATAGTAGTATAGTGGTGAGAGTTTCAAATCGAGATAGGAGGACGGAAGCATGACAGGAAAACAAATCATTGGCAAGTTGGCGGCTCATCTATGCATGATACGCTCTTGGAACTTGCGAGAATCTACGCCATACGTCTGATCTGTTAAAAGTCAGAAACGCAACTAGCCAATTTGATGCCCTTTCTCTTCCATCCCTCTGTATTCCCCTTATAAACCAACCACAATCTTAATTTCAAAACCAGTACCAACGTTAGAGGAATGCTGAGACGTCGAACTATGCATCCGGATGATTATAGTTGTGCTTTGTGCTCTTGCCAAGATGATGAAACTGTGGAACATTTATTTCTCTCATGCCCCTTTGCTGTAGCTTGCTGGAGTTCAATTGGGTTGCAAGTCAATTCTGCCCAAGGGCCGTTTGCAGCTTTGGAGGATCTAAGGCATCAAATTGCTTTGCCTTTTTTTTATGGAAATAATTATTCTAATGTCATGGGCTATTTGGACATCAAGGAATAACTACATCTTCAAAAATGAAAATGTTTATGTGGAGGGCGCACAGGGTTTCTCTAAGGAGGAGTTTGCCATGGTTATCCATAGGGCTAAACCAAAGTACTTCCCTATCCCTATCGTAGTACAATGGCTAGACAATCTGGTGTAATTTTCCTTTCTTGGTTTTGGTGTTAACTCTTGtaaattttcttttttttttcaatatATATAACCAGTAGAGGCTCACATCCCTTCTGTTATCTAAAAAATTTCAAAACCAGTACTGCATCTCTAAACAAACTATTGAACGAGAGAGAAACTCTTCTCTCAATTAGCCAGGCACTGACGAAGGAACCATCTGTCACCTCGTTCCAGcaatttatattttttttccttttttttttagcGCGAGCGGGTGATTTATTAGGGTTGAAACTGAATTTCGCCTTGATGAGAAAATGTGACGCCGCTTCTTGATAAGCGCCAGCGGATGGAACATATTCACCATTTTTGTACCGCAGATAGTGTGCGCGCCACAACGGATAGGAACGGTATAAAATATACTTTCCGCACAAATATTTTCTTTTTGGCCTCAAAGTTTTTCGAAAATGTCCGGTTGGAATGCGCATATGTCACGGAGGGGCCCTCACCGGCGGCAAAAGTATTTGTTCTCCCCCCGTGCTAGTGGGGGGTGcgccgcggcagagcagagcaccaCCACCCCCCGTCCGCGCCCTACAAATACCCCCGCCCCGGTCGCCCCTCTTCTTATCGTGTGACCTCGCCCACCCATCCATCCCCAGCTGAAGCTGAAGCCACGACTGCCACCGCGGCGCGAGCCTTCCCCTCCTCCCGCTCGTAGCAGCCGGCCAAAGGAGAGGTCAGTGGGAGAGTGCGATCGATAGAGAGAGGAAAACGATCCCAGAAACCATAAAAAACGAGCGAAAAATCAGAGCGAAACCGAGGCGCGCGTGAGAGAGTCTCCAAAGCCTATCTCTCCGACCCCTCCCTGCCGCAGCCTCTCGTTACGTCcactcctcccccgccgccgtcaAACCACGCGGCGGCCGCGTGCGTGTGCTCTGCCTCTGCTCCCCGGTTTGGCGTCTCCTTCCTCCGACCCTCCTGTGCTCGAGCTGCTAGCTGCTCCCCATCTCCCACCACGAGGTTAAAAAAAAGGAGAGGAAAAAAAATCTAACAAGCCACGAAATATAaacacgcacgcacgcgcgctaGTACAAGGGTAGCTGCAGCAGCAAGTACGACGTAGAAGCTAGCGCCGTCACTCGTGGTGCGTTCCCTTTTTGTGGTAACCTGCAGCTGCACCACCTGAGACAGGTAGCTTAGCTAGCTGGGAGTGTCACTTGCGGGGGACCAGCAGCCGGGAGGCATGGCACTGACAGTGTTCGAGACcagcgagcagcagcagcagctcctcCCGTGCCAGCAGGCCGTGGAGCAGGGCGGCGAcggaggcaaggcggcggcggctggcgccGAGAAGGCTGCCGCGATGCTCAAGGAGACGgaccgcggcggcgacggcgaccgccCGGAGAGGGCCGACGTGTGGAACATGATCCAGGCGCAGAAGCCGCCGTCCGCGCCCAAGCAGGCGCAGGCGCCGTACGTGCACCCGCTCGTGCGCCGCTCGTCCAGCCTGCTCACCCAGAAGAGCCTGGAGATCTGCACCGAGAGCCTCGGCTCCGAGACCGGCTCCGACGGCTTCTCCGACGCCGACGGCTCCAGCACCGACCGCTCCTGCCCGGGCTCCGACGACGagcgcgaggaggaggcggtAGCACCGCGCGCGACACCGCCCAGggcgttcccgccgccgctgccctcgCTGGCGCGGCGCAAGGTGGAGGCCACGATGGAGATGAGGCAGGAGCGCCAGGACGGCCGCCTGCTCGTCAGGGTCGTCCCGGTGACCTCGTCCACCCTGTTCcgcgcccagcgccgcggcgGGCGCCTGCTCCTGTCGTTCGCtgacacggccgcccccgcctcgGACGAGCTGGACGGGAGCCGCGGGAAGTTGGAGCCCGAGCAGCAGGCCGACGAGCACGATGCccacgaggaggaagacgaggacgaggaagacgacgaggaggaggtcGAGGTCGTGGACAGGGGAACTGTCGTGGAGTTCAAGGTGAGCACGCAGCCGCAGGCGCGCAGCGGGAgcggcccgcgcgtgcgccgctCCTCGCTCGTCATCAACAAGTTCGTGGGCGCCGAGCCGGCGGCCACCTGCGACAtcaacggcgccgccgcccgcgccgcgccgcccaggCCCCCCAGGCGCTTCACCGGGTCCACCACCACGGCGGTCGCGGCGCTGGCCGCGGCCTCGGTCCTGAGcgcgacagcgccgccgccgggcaaTGGCGAGGACGccgtccccggcgccacctgCGGCGAGAACAAGCTCCTGATGACGGCCAAGCGGCGCAGCAGCAAGGAGGAGCTGCTGAACCACATGCGCCGGTGCAACCAGCTGCGCGGGCAGCTCTTCTTCTGGGAGCCGCGCATCGCCACCTCCTCCTGAACCAGAaccccggccggccgccgccgctcctcccatTGATGCTTCAACGAGTGGTGCTCTGTTTGTCTGCCGCAGGTGTAACGTACGTACGTAACGTAATGCTGCTCTTGTTAATTAGTAGTAAGTGAAGATCGTCGTCACGTGATTGGCTTAGCCGTGTGTCTTGTGTGTGAGAGAGGTGAGCTATGGAGATGGAGAGAGCTATTAGCCCCCATTGGTTTGGCATGTCACCTTGCGTGCCCTGCCTGTTGTatctactactactactaccaTTCACGTTCCTGCTAGGCTGCTACTACTACTACCAGTGACCGTTGTTCATGACTGAGATCGACGTCTCTGATGTTCTGGATGGAGTCGGTGCTTGATTTTATTGGGAAGTTCGCCGCGATGACGGTTTCCCGGAAATGGAACAAAGCGGATAGAACTAACCAGATTGCCTGCCAGCTGCTGGCCTGGCAAGAAACGGACGAAAAGAACAAAGGTAATGGGATTTGGTCTGATAATAATTATAGTAGTATCCTGATGTTGATACCAGTATACGAAAACTTCACGTTTAAATCCGAGTGGATATAATTGGGATAATCGAATTGAGAATAGATACACAGCGGGATGCTCTGCAGCTCGAAGATCTGAAGATAAGCTTATCAGCAATGGCATCAGTTCAGTTGAAATGTTTTGCGTACAGTTTCTGTTTTTATCAGTCAGATGTTATACATCTCTGCACCTCTTCCAGTTGTCCAACTCATCAAGCTAATAATTTTAACGGAAACGATTGTGTACCATACTATACGAGATAAGTAAATACACGAACAATTTGGTAGCTAACTAATCTACTACCACCAATCTTACAATTACCTTACTATTGCTAATTGGAGGTTTCTTTTAAAGTCTCTACGTGAAGCCACCTAGGATCCTTGGTGAACACTCAAAAAATAGAGAAATTATCATAGAAACTCTCACAAAAATTAGAAACATCCGACCATCAATCTGAAACCTCTAATTATAATAGTCATTGGATCTATTATCTTTCCTaatcttactattactaattggagGCTTCTTTTAAAGCCTCCACGTGAAGCTACATAGGATCCTAGGTGAACACTAAAAAAACTAGAGAAATTCTAGAAATTCTCATAAAAATCAGAAACATCCAGCCATCAACCTGGCAACTCTAAACATAATAGTCATTGGAGCTATTATACTTTCTaatcttactattactaattggagTCTCCTTTTAAAGCCTCAATGTGAAGCCACGTAGGATCTAGGTGGATActtaaaaaatagagaaattctaAAAGTTTCCACAAAATCAGAAATATCTGGCTATCAATGTGACAATTCTAATCATAATAGTCATTGAAtcttttatcttttctaataAAGTACCCACctatgccattataaaaaaatcTAAAATAACCCCAGATCTTCAtataaattacccacctatgctattataaaaataatacaaataacccctaaatttgcatataaattatcaattatattattattaaaagttaaagtaaaccctaaatctgaatctaaattatataattataataaaatattaaaatacaccaatataaaattctaaattactatttctattattatattattatttatgttattgtttATATAAAATACTATTTACAATATGTGTCAccatgtattcatgtatgatggaagagataagaataTCAATTCAAAAAAATGGTTCcaataaatatatatcaaacacacaTGGAGGTGGGAAGATTTTATTAGTGTTTTACATGAAAATTACCCTTTCTTCTATGCTATATAACGCTTTTTGGTTGAAGGATTGTATGATCATGTATTTGATTGATCTAGCAGAACTAGTATGATCCTACGATCCGGTCCTATATGTAATCAACGTTTCGAGTGTATTGTAATATGTTTACTCGCAAGAAAATACGCCATATGTTGAAAGTCTTATCGTTTAGTATGTGGTTGTATGGAAACAACATGGGAATAAGTAAACCTTCTAAACATGGCTAGCTTAGTAAACATGCCTTGGATATATTAGTAAATTTACCTATTAGAAGCTTGATCTGCACTTCATGACTGTAAAGTTTGCTAGAGGCTACTGGAATTGAGGCAGACAAAAATGATTCTGAATGTTGGCATCCCCCAAAAGCTTTGCTGGGCCGACCAAACAAAAACTGATTATCACGGCAGAAAGTAACCGGAAAAGGGGCGTAGCGAACATCATTATGTCTCTCCTCCCTAGTTCCTAGTCTCGAAATGGTTATACATATATAACATCAGCCATTGAAGATTATTCACCTTCGACCCACTAAATAAAGACTCAAATTCAGATGCTGAATTCACCAATGCAATACGCTCTGAGCACACGGTTTCAGTGGCTTTCAGGAACAACTTCTCAGA from Panicum hallii strain FIL2 chromosome 9, PHallii_v3.1, whole genome shotgun sequence includes:
- the LOC112877781 gene encoding protein FAF-like, chloroplastic, which gives rise to MALTVFETSEQQQQLLPCQQAVEQGGDGGKAAAAGAEKAAAMLKETDRGGDGDRPERADVWNMIQAQKPPSAPKQAQAPYVHPLVRRSSSLLTQKSLEICTESLGSETGSDGFSDADGSSTDRSCPGSDDEREEEAVAPRATPPRAFPPPLPSLARRKVEATMEMRQERQDGRLLVRVVPVTSSTLFRAQRRGGRLLLSFADTAAPASDELDGSRGKLEPEQQADEHDAHEEEDEDEEDDEEEVEVVDRGTVVEFKVSTQPQARSGSGPRVRRSSLVINKFVGAEPAATCDINGAAARAAPPRPPRRFTGSTTTAVAALAAASVLSATAPPPGNGEDAVPGATCGENKLLMTAKRRSSKEELLNHMRRCNQLRGQLFFWEPRIATSS